In the Triticum aestivum cultivar Chinese Spring chromosome 2B, IWGSC CS RefSeq v2.1, whole genome shotgun sequence genome, AACTGTGGCAGCGACATATGGATTCGCTGGCAGGGCCTAGTTTAACCTCGGAAGATGGCCTCGATGCGCTCGTCCGGGGCCAGACATGtttcggtggcggcgttggcgacaTTACGGGCCTCGCTGCCCCGAAAGACGGCCTCGTCGCCCTCATCCCAGGCTGGCCATGCTTCGATGGCGATGGCAGGCGCGTGGTCCCAAATCTGTCGCTCCCTTATGCCTCATCCCTCGCTAGCTCAGCAAGGCCCACTTTTCAGTTGCTCCTGGAAGGGGTCCAGGCATCCGGCGGTGGTTTCTGGAACATGCTTTGCAGAGGAAGAGGTGGAATGGAGGCGGGGTAGAGAGATTTGGGAGGCATCGAAGAGGGCAATGGGAGAGAGGGGAGGTAGCAACGGCTTTTTATATGACGTTGGGGCCGTCATTAAGAGGGCGGTTAGGAGGCGATAAGAGGATGCGCTTCATGGTGAGAAAAGCGGCCACGCTCACGCCTCTCAATTGCTCAGACATCACCCCTTGACCTGGTCACATGCAAGACAGGAGATGATGTCACGTGGCGTCCATCCGGTGGGCAACCATAGAAATCCGATGGAGCGGGTGTGACATTAATGGACAGGTGGTTGATTGTCGGTGGTGCGTCGGAGGCTGCACAATTTCAAAACCTGACTGTGGCTCAAGCAGGAAGAAGCTGAAACTTCCCTCCCACGTTGGCGGTTGGGCTTTGGAGCAAGCTCTATACTGGACTTCCGCAAGCTCCAAATATGAAGGCTACGAGACCATTTATTGAGTGAGTTTCATAGCTCCATAAACTATGCCGATCGACACCTATATGACGCCTCTGCTAGActgtcattttgacctaaaattgTCATATTGACGGTTATTAAGCGGATCATTATAATATGGCGACTCTACTAGAGTTACTCTAAACAGCTTCTACAAACAATTATGTAAGCTGACTTACTCTAAACAGCTTGTACCAACAATTATGCAAGCTGATATAGATTGGTAAAAGTCAAAGGTTATTATGTCGATCAGGCCATATAGCGACTCATCTAGAGTTGCTCTAAACAGCTTGTACCAACAATTATCCAAGCTAAAAGAGATAGCATCATTTTTATTTCTGAAAACAACATGGCTGTCCTTAAATCAGTTTCTACAGGAGAGAATCGTAAGTTCAGGATGCAGCAACATTTTCATAGAGACCGAAAATTTTGGTGAAATTTCATTGAAACGCAGCAAGAAATGGCAGCACTTGTAGTCATTCTCTGCCAGTTCAGCGTCTATAAGAAAGAAAACCACGGTTATTTACACCAGATAAGCTCCATCTTCTAGATTGATAGTTCTCAGATAGTTTCTCTGCTGCTACTGTTTATCACCCACCCATGTCAAGAACTAGACATTAACCAAAAGAGAACTGGGAAAATAACATGATGTATTACGGTGACACGCTGTCGAGCCAAACAACGACTTGCTCTATGGATGGACGCTGCCGAGGGTCAGTGCTgatacacctgcatgccgtttcgAGAACAGACAGCAGCTGCTTCTCATGCTCTTTGCTCCAAATCAGCCTGTCGAAAATCTGCTCTTCCTTGTTCTCAGATTTCATCTGGAGTGCCCAGGAGACCAAGTCCCTGGATCCCTTGACTTTCGACACTTCCACGGGCCGTCTACCAGTGAGAAGCTCAAGCAAGACGACACCGAAGCTGTAGACGTCCCCTTTCGGGGTGGCGATCAGTGACTGGCTGTACTCAGGTGGTATGTAACCCAAGGTGCCAACTAGGTCAGTAGTCACATGAGTGTCATAGGGCTGTATTAGCCTTGCTAGCCCAAAATCAGCCAGGTGCGCCTCAAAGTTCTCGTTCAGAAGAATGTTGCTTGACTTCACGTCTCGGTGGATGATGTTCGGCTCGCAGTCCTTGTGCAAGTAAGCTAATCCCCTGGCTGAACCCTGAGCAATTTTGAGCCTTGACTCCCATTTCAGCATGTAACCGCCATCCGCTCTCTCGTGCAGCCAGTAGTCCAGGCTACTGTTCTCCATGTATGTGTAGATGAGCAACCTATCATTTCCATGGCGGCAGTAGCCTCTCAGCGTAACAAGATTCTTGTGCTGAGCCTGGGACAGCGCTTCCACCTCGGCACGGAACTCCCTCTCCATCTGCCCACAATCACCAGAAAGTCGCTTCACCGCCGCCTTTGTTCCGTCTGGGAGGTAGGCCTTGTACACGAGACCAAATCCACCACACCCTATAATGTTGGCTTGATCAAAGTTGTTAGTCGACCTAATGAGGTCACTAACAGTTAGCTCCTTGGCAGAATTCTGAAAGAACAGCACTGGCTTTGAGTAGGAATAATATGAATCATGACAAGCGCCCCCagcgtcgtcttcatcatcgatagCACTGGCCTCCGTTTTGGAAATGTTAACCAAAATAACACACAAAACTACTGCAAGTGCCAACCCCATGCAGACTGCCACtccaagtattttgtttttcctgTTCCTGATGCTTGTTGCAGGCTGTATTTCATTGTTAACATTAGTTTCCCCAGACTGATTCAGGCTACAGGAAATTGACCTGCATAAACCAGGGTTGCCCTCAAAACTGGAGTTTGTGAAGGTGAAGAACTGTCCCCCATTCGGGATCGGCCCAACCAAATGATTGTGAGCCACACTGAACTTAGACAAGAAAGTGAGATCTGTCAGGGACGGTGGAATCGATCCAGTGAGATTATTGGATGACAGATCAAGAACCTCCAAATTCTCCATCTTGGAGAGTGCATCAGGAATGCTCCCAGACATGAAGTTGTTGCTCAGATCCATCACATGTAGCTCCTTCAAATTTCCAAACTCAGGCCAGATGGTCCCATTCAGACCATTGTCATTCAAGAACAAGGACGGTGGGAAATTCGAGAGCTGGTTATATTGCCGTCCGCTTGTGCTCCTGTTATGCTTCACATACAATGGCATGCTAGTGAATGCCATACCCTGCGAATTCCTGGCAGTCATAAGGCCCTTCAGCTGTGTCAAACTCTTGGGTACTTCGCCAACCAATGAATTGTTTGAGAGATCCAAGTAGCTCAAGTGGTCAAGCTCACCAATCCACGACGGGATGGTGCCGACCAATTGGTTCCAGGACAAATCAAGCACCTCCAATTTCTTGCACTGAGCCAGCCATTCCGGAACCCTCCCCCTTAGAGCACAATCGCCAAGAGCCAGCACCTCCAGGCTGTTGAACCCCCCATTGCCATTTTCAGGCAGCTCCTCACCACCAAAATTCTTGGTGAGAATCAGTGTGGTGAGGTTTTCACATCGGCGCAGCACGGTAAGCGCCCCTGAGATGTTGTGCAAGCTGTTGTTCGACAAGGACAGCATGGAGAGCGACCTGAGACGGCCGTAGTCCTCAGGCAATTGCCCCATCAATTTGTTCTTGGCAAGGCTGAGCGACTTGAGCTTATCGCAATCTGCCAAGCTAACTGGTAGTGTTCCATTCAGGTGGTTTGTTGCAAGGTCAACAGAAACAAGCACTGGCATACCAGAGAAGTTGACATGAGCAATCGGACCGGACAGGGAGTTGTTCCGGAGGTTGAGGTCGCGTAGGGATGACAGCGACGACAGCGACGGCGGTAGCGACCCTGAGAAGTCATTGGAGTGGGCGGTGAAATGCTCCAGCGACGTTAAGTCGCGGAACACGTCCGGGAGCCGGCCAGAGAAGCGGTTGACGGATAAATCCAGCAGGGTGAGGTTTTTTAGCTCGCGGAGGCGCGAGCTCACCTGGCCGGCAAGCCCATTGGAGCCGACGGAGAGCTTCTGCAGTCCAGCGAGGCCGAAGATTGCGGCAGGGAGGGCGCCGGCAAAGGAGTTGGCGCCAAGGAAGAGCTCCTGGAGCGTGGCGGCGCAGGACGGCTGGTTGGCGGACGCGGGGAGCGCGCCGGTGAGGCGGTTGGCGGAGAGGTCGAGCACCCGCAGGGCCGGCGCGCCGGCGCATAGGTCGGGCCCGAGCGCGTCGGAGAGGGAGTTATTGCTGGCATTGAAGGCAACCAGTCCCGGGAGCGCGGAGAGGTCGGGGATCGAGCCGACGAGCAGATTCGCGGAGAGGTCGGCGGCGCGGAGGACGGCGAGGCCCGCGACGGCGGATACGCCGCCGGAGAGCGCGTTGCGGCTGAGGTCGAGCTCCGCGAGCCGCGGGAGGCCGGCAAGGGCGTCCCCCGGGATGGGCCCCGCGAGCCCCCGCCCGGGGAGCCGAAGCCCCGTGACGCGGCCGCCCGCGCCGTCGCAGCGCACGCCTTCCCAGGCGCAGCAGGAGCCGCCGCGACCGGACCACGCGGCGCGGAGGAGAAGGTCCCCTCCGGCGGTGAGGTTCCCGGCGAAGGCCCGCAGCGCGCGGAGGTCGTCCGGGtggcaggccgccgccgccgcccgggccggcAAGAGAAGCGCGGACAGGGCCAGGAGGAGGAGCGGCAGGGGCAGAAGGCAGCATTTCGCCATGGATTCAGCCTAGCAATTGCAAGAAAGTCAGAGAGAAGCCATCTGAGGAGGGCGGACGGGGAGTGGAGTGGGGAGTAACGCTCGAGTGGTTCGAAGCAGAAGCAGCAGCAATTATGTGATGCGATGCGATGCGATGTGATGTGCGGAGAGGAGAAAGACGCGGCGGAGTAGGCGTGAGTCCAACTCCAGCCAGACTCCAAAGTCCAAAGTCCACTCTACTCCACACTTCCACACACCCACCTCGTAGACAGCAGAAAGGCTTGCAGCAGCAGTCCAAAGTCCCCGTTCCGTTTCTTTCTCTCTTCTCTGGGCGTGAGCTGGTAAACGGAAGAGGGGGGGTTGGCAGCAGCAGTGCCCAGCCCATTAAAAACTACCGCATTGGGGCATCGCGTCTAGCTACGGCTAGATAGCCTGATTGCGCCGGTGTGAAATTGGCCTGGACTTTACTTGCTCGCTATGCTGCGAGCCAGGGGTTTGGGCAAAGGTGGTGTGACTGGGGGTGTATTTGGTTCACAGCCAACGATGACCATACCAAAAAATTGGCGTGCCCGCATGATTTGGCTATCGTTTGGACTGGGGCCAAAATTTTGGCTCGCCCACCACGTCCTGGACCTTCCCATGTTATTTTCGCCAATTCTTTGGCTCGTCGTCGGCGCGGAAAACGTTCGCCAATAAATTGGCGAGTTCGACGCCCGCTCTTCCGTACGTGAATACGCTGTATTGGAATGACAGGCGAATTATCCGGCCAAATAAACGCTAACTGAATCTAAACCTTCGCGCGCTATCGCAAATCTACCTGATTAAATTGGGTGTTTGCCTCCCTAATTAACTGCAGCCCTTTTTCTGCGTGAGAGTCGCTCCACGCACGCCATGCATGCTGGTACTGCCTCCGTAATCCAAAGCAACCCTAATAACAATTGCAACGATTTGTTTCCTAATCGTGTTTTCAATGCCGTGGACTTTAGTCTCGTTGACCTTATAATCCCTTCTTTTTCTTTGCGGAACGGCCCATAGTCCTTTATGCGTCTCACTCTTTTAGCAGCCTATATCATTGATAAACTAGAATCAAACCAAGCACTAACCCAATACATGTTGCCATACATAAACTCAGTTGGCTCCAAACCAAATGGAAGTCGAGCAACTTTGCCGTAAAAATTGGCATGTACAATGTCTATAAACCAAACAACACCATCtttccaaaattttggtcatgcccTTGCTTTAGTCATACCAATATTTTGGTGGGGCTAGTTGGGGctcaaaccaaacacaccctggaTCTTACTCCTTTCATCGGCGTCATCTCGTGTGCTTGTCAATGGTGCAGCAGACCCGATGATCGGCTTAGACAGGGGACCCGCTTTAGCCTTGTTTTGAGAAAACTTCCCATCTATTCATTAATTATAAAGGTAGTACAAGCACTAGGGCGAGCTGAAGGCACGCCGTCGGCATCGCCCCTCCCTCCTCGAAGCCAGGCAAATATTGTTGTAGTAGCCagccgggaagtcgtcgtgctaaggccttataggaccagcgcaccagaacaacaaccgccgctgATGAAGAGAAGCGTTGATCGGAAGGTTCCAACTTGTTGCAGACACATAGGCGTAGACGAACAAATACCGAATCAAGATGGATCCAACGAAGACAAACACCGACCAGATCCGACGAGATCCCCCGcagacacaccttcacacgccctCCGACGACACTTGAAGCATCACCAGGATGGGGGCTAGGCgggaggaccttattccatcttcaagaagccaTTGCCGCCTCGTCTTCTTGCTCATGGcaaaaaccctaacaaaacttagaAAAAcacctaaaaacggagccctcccgccggcaagggccgagatccaccgtGCCTCCATGGTTCAAGGACCATAAGAGACgaggcggaccggcggcggcgccggcaagaggcagggaaaccctagatgggagtCGCATGGGGCAGGATTTCGCCCTTCTTGTTTATCCTAGTTATGGAGACGCTGCAACAACTGCTCGTCAATGCAGTGCAAGAGGGGGTGTTATCCAAGTTCAAAGGCAGGGTGTCGGAGTTCCGCACCTCCTGTATGTCGACGACGTTGCAATATTCCTACAACCCTGTCAGGCAAGAGGTGCTTACTCTCAGATCGATCCTCCGCGCCTTTGGCGACGCCACGGGACTCATAGTTGACTTCGGCAAAAGCATGGTGCTTGCCATCAACAGCCAGAGTTTCTCTGTAGCGGACATGGCCGGACCATTGGGGGTGCCGTGTGGAACCTTCCCTTGCAAATttctcggcctctctctctctctctctctctctctctctctctctctctctctctctctctctgcaagtTGCGCAAGATTGACCTCCAGACGCCCACAGATAAGATCGTGGCAAGGCTGGCCGGCTGGAAATTCAAGATGCTTGTGACCGCAGGGCGCCTGGTGCTACTCAACTCCGTCCTATCGGCTTTCACGGTCTATTGGATGGCTGTGCATGAGATGTGAaggaaaatgccctagaggcaacaataaagttgttatttatgtttccttatatgatgataaatgtttattattcatgctagaattgtattaaccggaaacttagtacatgtgtaaatacataggcaaacaaagtgtcactagtatgcctctacttgactagctctttaatcaaagatggttaagtttccaagccatagacatgagttgtcatttgatgaatgggatcacatcattagagaatgatgtgattgacaagacccatccattagcttagcactatgattgtttagtttattgttattgctttcttcaagacttatacatgttcctatgactatgagattatataactcccgaataccggaggaacacttagtgtgctatcaaacgtcacaacgtaagtgggtgattataaagatgctctacaggtgtctccgatggtgtttgttgagttggcatagatcgagattaggatttgtcactccgattgtcggagaggtatctctgggccctctcggtaatgcacatcactataagccttgcaagcaatgtgactaatgagttagttgcgcgatgatgcattacggaactagtaaagagacttgatggtaacgagattgaactaggtatgatgataccgacgatcgaatatcgggcaagtaacataccgatgacaaagggaacaacgtatgttgttgtgcggtttgaccaataaagatcttcgtagaatatgtaggagccaatatgagcatccaggttctgctattgtttattgactggagatgtgtctcggtcatgtctacatagttgtcgaacccatagggtccgcacgcttaacgttcgatgacgattggtattatgggtttatgtgatttgatgtaccgaaggttgttgggagtctcggatgagatcacggacatgacgaggagtctcgaaatggtcgagacataaagattgatatattggaccatgttattcggacaccggaagtgttccggatagtttcggataaaaccggagtgccggggggttaccggacccccctcccgggaagttatgggccttagtgggccttaggggagagagagggccgcagCCAAGAGGTggtgcacgccccccccccctcccaaggggagtccgaataggacaaggggaggggcgcggcccctctttccctctccctctccctctccttccttcttctcctagttggactaggaaagtggGGAAcctattcctacttggagtaggattccccccttgggcgtTCCTTGTGGTcggcgcgcctcctccttccctcctttatatacgggggagggggcaccccatagacacacaagttgatctttagccgtgtgcggtgcccccctccacagttttacacctcggtcatatcgccgtagtgcttaggcgaagccctgcatcggtaacttcatcatcatcgtcgccacaccgtcgtgctgatggaactctccctcgacctcagctagatcaagagtttgagggacgtcaccgagctgaacgtgtgcagatcgcggaggtgccgtgcgttcggtacttgatcggttggatcgcgaagacattcgactacatcaaccgcgttactaaacgcttccgctttcggtctacgagggtacgtggacacactctccccacttgttactatgcttctcctagatagatcttgcatgatcataggcaatttttttgaaatactacataacccaaaagtggcatccgagccaggtctatttgtagatgttatatgcacgagtagaacacaaagagttgtgggcgataatagtcatactgcttaccagcatgtcatactatggttcggcggtattgttggatgaagcggcccagaccgacattacatgaccgcgtccatgagactggttctaccgccgtgcttcgcacacaggtggctagtgggtgtctgtttctccaactttagttgaatcaagtgtgactacgcccggtccttgttgaaggttgaaacaggacacttgacgaaatatcgttgtggtttttgatgcgtaggtaagaacggttcttgctaatttcgtagcagccacgtaaaacttgcaacaacaaagtagaggacgtctaacttatttttgcagggcttgccgtgatgtgatatggtcaagacataatgatatataaattgttgtatgagatgatcatgttttgtaaaagttatcggcaactggcaggagccttatggttgtcgctttattgtatgaaatgcaatcggcatgtaattgctttactttatcactaagcggtagcgatagtcatagaagcaatagttggcgagacgacagcgatgcttcaatcgagatcaaggtgtcaagtcggtgacgatggtgatcatgacggtgctttggagatggagatcaaaggcacaagatgacgatggccatatcatatcacttatattaattgcatgtgatatttgtcctttatgcatcttattttgcttagttcgacggtagcattataagatgatctctcaccaaatttcaaggtataagtattctccctgagtatgcaccgttgcgacagttcgtcgtgccgagacaccacgtgatgattaggtgtgataagctctacgttcacatacaacgggtgcaagccagttttgcacacgcagaatactcgggttaaacttgacgagcctagcatatgcagatatggcctcagaacactgagaccgaaaggtcgagcgtgaatcatatagtagatatgatcaacatagtaatgttcaccattgaaaactactccatctcacgtgatgatcggacatggtttagttgacttggatcacgtgatcacttagatgattagagggatgtctatctaagtgggagttcttaagtgatatgattaattgaactttaatttatcgtgaacttagtaccagatagtattttgcatgtctatgtcgttgtagatcaatgacccatgatactgttcctttgaattttaatgcgttcctagaaaaagctaagttgaaagatgatggtagcaactacacggactgggtctgtaacaaggattatcctcattgctgcacaaaagaattacgtcctggaagcaccgctaggtgcaagacccgctgcaggagcaacaccagacgttgtgaacgcttggcagaggaaagctgatgactactcgatagttctgtgtgccatgctttacggcttagaaccgggacttcaacgacgttttgaacgtcatggagcatatgagatgttccaggagttgaagttaatatttcaagcaaatgcccggattgagagatatgaagtctccaataagttctacagctgaaaatggaggagaatagttctgtcagtcaacatatactcaaaatgtctaggtaccacaatcacttgactcaaccgagagttaatcttctggttgatagtgtcattgatagagttcttcaatcactgccaccaagctacaaaagtttcataatgaactataatatacaagggatggataagacaattcacaagctcttcgcgatgctaaaggctgcggaggtagaaatcaagaaggagcatcaagtgttgatggtcaacaagaccactagtttcaagaaaaagggcgaagggaagaaggggaacttcaagaagaacggcaagcaagttggtgctcaagtgaagaagcccaagtctggacctaagcctgagactgagtgcttctactgcaaagggactggtcactggaagcagaactgccccaagtatttggcggataagaaggatggcaaagtgaaaggtatatttgatatacatgttattgatgtgtacccttactaatgctcacagtagtgtctgggtattttatactggttttgttgctcatatttgcaactcgaaacagggactacgaattaagcgaagattggctaaggacgaggtggcgatgcgcgtgggaaatggttccaaagtcgatatgatcgccgtcggcacgctacctctacatctaccttcgggattagttttagacctgaataattgttatttggtgcaagcgttaagcatgaacattatatctggatcttgtttgatgcgagacggttattcatttgaatgagagaataattgttgttctatttatatgagtaatatcttttatggtcacgcacccttgatgagtggtctatttttgttgaatctcgatagtagtgacacagatattcatagtattgaagccaaagatataagtttaataatgatagtgcaacttatttatggcactgtcgtttgggtcatattggtgtaaagcgcatgaagaaactccatgctgctgggcttttggaatcacttgattatgaatcatttgatgcttgcgaaccatgcctcatgggcaagatgactaaaactccattcttcggaactatggagcgagcaacagacttattggaaataatacatactgatgtatgtggtccgatgagtgttggggctggcggcgggtatcgttattttctgaccttcatagatgatttgagcagatatgggtatatctacttaatgaaacataagtctggaacatttgaatctgaaacatttgaaaagttcaaagaatttcagagtgaagtggaaaatcatcacaacaagaaaataaagtttctacgatctgatcgtggaggtgaatatttgagttacgagtttggtcttcatttaaaacaatgcggaatagtttcgcaactcacgccacccggaacaccacagcgtaatggtgtgttcgaacgtcgtaaccgcactttattagatatggtgtgatctatgatgtctcttactgatttaccgctatcgtttggggttatgctttagagacggctgcattcacgttaaatagggcaccatctaaatctgttgagacgacaccatatgaactgtggtttggcaagaaacccaagttgtcgtttcttaaagtttggggctgtgatgcttatgtgaaaaagcttcaacctgataagctcgaacccaaatcggggaaatgtgtcttcataggatacccaaaggaaactgttgggtacaccttctatcacagatccaaaggcaagatattcgttgctaagaatggatcctttctagagaacgagtttctcttgaaagaagtgagtgggaggaaagtagaacttgatgagg is a window encoding:
- the LOC123045125 gene encoding phytosulfokine receptor 2, which encodes MAKCCLLPLPLLLLALSALLLPARAAAAACHPDDLRALRAFAGNLTAGGDLLLRAAWSGRGGSCCAWEGVRCDGAGGRVTGLRLPGRGLAGPIPGDALAGLPRLAELDLSRNALSGGVSAVAGLAVLRAADLSANLLVGSIPDLSALPGLVAFNASNNSLSDALGPDLCAGAPALRVLDLSANRLTGALPASANQPSCAATLQELFLGANSFAGALPAAIFGLAGLQKLSVGSNGLAGQVSSRLRELKNLTLLDLSVNRFSGRLPDVFRDLTSLEHFTAHSNDFSGSLPPSLSSLSSLRDLNLRNNSLSGPIAHVNFSGMPVLVSVDLATNHLNGTLPVSLADCDKLKSLSLAKNKLMGQLPEDYGRLRSLSMLSLSNNSLHNISGALTVLRRCENLTTLILTKNFGGEELPENGNGGFNSLEVLALGDCALRGRVPEWLAQCKKLEVLDLSWNQLVGTIPSWIGELDHLSYLDLSNNSLVGEVPKSLTQLKGLMTARNSQGMAFTSMPLYVKHNRSTSGRQYNQLSNFPPSLFLNDNGLNGTIWPEFGNLKELHVMDLSNNFMSGSIPDALSKMENLEVLDLSSNNLTGSIPPSLTDLTFLSKFSVAHNHLVGPIPNGGQFFTFTNSSFEGNPGLCRSISCSLNQSGETNVNNEIQPATSIRNRKNKILGVAVCMGLALAVVLCVILVNISKTEASAIDDEDDAGGACHDSYYSYSKPVLFFQNSAKELTVSDLIRSTNNFDQANIIGCGGFGLVYKAYLPDGTKAAVKRLSGDCGQMEREFRAEVEALSQAQHKNLVTLRGYCRHGNDRLLIYTYMENSSLDYWLHERADGGYMLKWESRLKIAQGSARGLAYLHKDCEPNIIHRDVKSSNILLNENFEAHLADFGLARLIQPYDTHVTTDLVGTLGYIPPEYSQSLIATPKGDVYSFGVVLLELLTGRRPVEVSKVKGSRDLVSWALQMKSENKEEQIFDRLIWSKEHEKQLLSVLETACRCISTDPRQRPSIEQVVVWLDSVSP